The following are encoded in a window of Periplaneta americana isolate PAMFEO1 chromosome 13, P.americana_PAMFEO1_priV1, whole genome shotgun sequence genomic DNA:
- the LOC138711645 gene encoding uncharacterized protein — protein sequence MAAQSSPKKEKKFPVMTNNYKDVKDATRSRISKQDSKESSPIGVERNEPERKRNNVTEDYKCAQVHNRHGNTNVQPASPWLTRKRASPNGEILDFTCYKKKTDDVLLETENTGETSSSTDLITALATKLCRAENTILRLEQRLQASEKTCKRRSLKIAALEEELKNKQHGLSEDPSDPSYAMQQELMYLQAKSSRLEKQVQDMVQRQGNIWTRCSSNMVHHLIEEEFVIF from the exons ATGGCCGCGCAGTCATCAccgaagaaggaaaagaaatttcCAGTAATGACGAACAACTATAA GGATGTAAAAGATGCGACAAGGAGCAGAATATCGAAACAAGATTCAAAGGAGAGCAGTCCAATTGGG GTTGAAAGAAATGAaccggaaagaaaaagaaataacgtaACAGAGGATTATAAATGTGCCCAGGTTCATAATCGTCATGGAAATACGAACGTTCAACCAGCCtcaccgtggctaacgagaaagagaGCCTCACCTAATGGTGAAATTCTAGACTTCACTTGTTACAAGAAGAAAACTGACGATGTGCTGTTGGAGACTGAGAACACAGGAG AGACGAGCTCGTCAACGGACTTAATCACGGCACTAGCCACGAAGTTATGCAGGGCAGAGAATACAATTCTACGTTTGGAGCAGAGGTTGCAAGCGTCCGAGAAAACCTGTAAGAGGAGGAGTTTGAAGATTGCCGCGCTCGAGGAAGAG CTGAAGAATAAACAACACGGCTTGAGTGAGGACCCCTCTGATCCGTCGTACGCGATGCAACAGGAGCTCATGTACCTGCAAGCTAAATCCAGTCGACTGGAGAAGCAAGTTCAAGACATGGTG CAGCGGCAGGGAAACATATGGACACGGTGTTCCAGCAATATGGTGCACCACCTCATTGAGGAAGAGTTCGTGATTTTCTGA